The proteins below are encoded in one region of Macaca nemestrina isolate mMacNem1 chromosome 10, mMacNem.hap1, whole genome shotgun sequence:
- the TROA gene encoding tastin isoform X1, translated as MTTRQATRDPLLRGVSPTPSKIPVRSQKRTPFPTVTSCALDQENQDPRRWLQKPPLNIQRPLVDSAGPRPKAKHQAETSQRLVGIPQPRNPLEELRPSPRGQNVGPGPPAQTEAPGTIEFVADPAALATILSGEGVKSCHLGRQPSLAKRVLVRGSQGGTTQRGQGVRASAYLAPRTPTHRLDPARASCFSRLEGPGPRGQTLCPQRLQALISPSGPSFHPSTRPSFQELRRETAGSSRTSVSQASGLLLETPVQPAFSLPKGEHEVVTRSDEGSVASLGLAQRVPLRENREMTHTRDSRDSHLMPSPAPVAQPLPGHVVPCPSPFGRAQRVPSPGPPTVTSYSVLRRLTIQPKTRFTPMPSTPRVQQARWLSGVSPQSCSEDPALPWEQVAVRLFDQESCIRSLEGSGKPPVATPSEPHSNRTPDLQEVKIQRIGILQQLLRQEIEGLVGGQCAPLNGGSSLDMVELQPLLTEISRNLNVTEHNSGTSHLPGLLKCSGLPKPCLPEECGEPQPCPPAEPGQPEAVCRSEPETPEPSPQEQLEVPEPCPPAEPRSPESCCRSEPEIPEPSQQEQLEVPEPCPPAEPSPLQPSTQGQSGPPEPYPRVELGASEPCTLEHRSPESSLPPCCSQWAPATTSLIFSSQHPLCASPPICSLQSLRTPAGQAGLSSLAPRTLALRERLKSCLTAIHCFHEARLDDECAFYTSRAPPSGPTRVCTNPVATLLEWQDALCFIPVGSAPRGSPS; from the exons ATGACCACCCGACAAGCCACGAGGGATCCCCTCCTCCGGGGTGTATCTCCTACCCCTAGCAAGATTCCGGTACGCTCTCAGAAACGCACGCCTTTCCCCACTGTTACATCGTGCGCCCTGGACCAGGAGAACCAAGATCCAAGG AGATGGTTGCAGAAACCACCGCTCAATATTCAACGCCCCCTCGTTGATTCAGCAGGCCCTAGGCCCAAAGCCAAGCACCAGGCAGAGACATCACAAAGATTGGTGGGGATCCCTCAGCCTCGGAACCCCTTGGAGGAGCTCAGGCCTAGCCCTAGGGGTCAAAATGTGGGGCCTGGGCCCCCTGCCCAGACAG AGGCTCCAGGGACCATAGAGTTTGTGGCTGACCCTGCAGCCCTGGCCACCATCCTGTCAGGTGAGGGTGTGAAGAGCTGTCACCTGGGGCGCCAGCCTAGTCTTGCTAAGAGAGTACTGGTTCGAGGAAGTCAGGGAGGCACCACCCAGAGGGGCCAG GGTGTTCGGGCCTCTGCATATTTGGCCCCCAGAACTCCCACTCACCGACTGGACCCTGCCAGGGCTTCCTGCTTCTCAAGGCTGGAGGGACCAGGACCTCGAGGCCAGACTTTGTGCCCCCAGAGGCTACAGGCTctg ATTTCACCTTCAGGACCTTCCTTTCACCCTTCCACTCGCCCCAGTTTCCAGGAGCTAAGAAGGGAGACAGCTGGCAGCAGCCG GACTTCAGTGAGCCAGGCCTCAGGATTGCTCCTGGAGACCCCAGTCCAGCCTG CTTTCTCTCTCCCTAAAGGAGAACATGAGGTTGTCACTCGCTCAGATGAAGGAAGTGTGGCCTCTCTTGGTCTGGCCCAGCGAGTACCATTAAGAGAAAACCGAGAAATGACACATACCAGG GACAGCCGTGACTCCCACCTGATGCCCTCCCCTGCCCCTGTGGCCCAGCCCTTGCCTGGCCATGTGGTGCCATGTCCATCACCCTTTGGACGGGCTCAGCGTGTACCCTCCCCAGGCCCTCCAACTGTG ACCTCATATTCAGTGTTGCGGCGTCTCACCATTCAACCTAAAACCCGATTCACGCCCATGCCATCAACCCCCAGAGTTCAGCAG GCCCGGTGGCTGAGTGGTGTTTCCCCTCAGTCCTGCTCTGAAGATCCTGCCCTGCCCTGG GAGCAGGTTGCCGTCCGGTTGTTTGACCAGGAGAGTTGTATAAGGTCACTGGAGGGGTCTGGGAAACCACCTGTGGCCACTCCTTCTGAACCCCACTCTAACAGAACCCCCGACCTCCAGGAGGTGAAGATTCAA CGCATCGGTATCCTGCAGCAGCTGTTGAGACAGGAGATAGAGGGGCTGGTAGGGGGCCAGTGTGCCCCCCTTAACGGAGGCTCTTCTCTGGATATGGTTGAACTTCAGCCCCTGCTGACTGAGATTTCTAGAAATCTGAATGTCACAGAGCATAACTCTGGGACTTCCCACCTTCCTGGATTGTTAAAATGCTCAGGGCTGCCAAAGCCCTGCCTTCCAGAGGAGTGCGGGGAACCACAGCCCTGCCCTCCAGCGGAGCCTGGGCAGCCAGAGGCCGTCTGTAGGAGTGAGCCTGAGACACCAGAGCCCTCCCCCCAGGAACAGCTTGAGGTACCAGAGCCCTGCCCTCCAGCAGAACCCAGGTCCCCAGAGTCCTGCTGTAGGAGTGAGCCTGAGATACCAGAGCCCTCTCAGCAGGAACAGCTTGAGGTACCAGAGCCCTGCCCTCCAGCAGAACCCAGTCCCCTTCAGCCCAGCACCCAGGGGCAGTCTGGACCCCCAGAGCCCTACCCTAGGGTAGAGCTGGGGGCATCAGAGCCCTGCACCCTGGAACATAGAAGTCCAGAGTCCAGCCTACCACCCTGCTGCAGTCAGTGGGCTCCAGCAACCACCAGCCTGATCTTCTCTTCCCAACACCCGCTTTGTGCCAGCCCCCCTATCTGCTCACTCCAGTCTCTGAGAACCCCGGCAGGCCAGGCAG GCCTCAGCAGTCTGGCCCCTCGAACCCTAGCCCTGAGGGAGCGCCTCAAATCGTGTTTAACCGCCATCCACTGCTTCCATGAGGCTCGTCTGGACGATGAGTGTGCCTTTTACACCAGCCGAGCCCCTCCCTCAGGCCCCACCCGGGTCTGCACCAACCCTGTGGCTACATTACTCGAATGGCAGGATGCCCTG TGTTTCATTCCAGTTGGCTCTGCCCCCCGGGGCTCTCCATCATGA
- the TROA gene encoding tastin isoform X2, with protein sequence MTTRQATRDPLLRGVSPTPSKIPVRSQKRTPFPTVTSCALDQENQDPRRWLQKPPLNIQRPLVDSAGPRPKAKHQAETSQRLVGIPQPRNPLEELRPSPRGQNVGPGPPAQTVLVPPPGKLFALRRSPFPPAKCHLTRRHGLYQ encoded by the exons ATGACCACCCGACAAGCCACGAGGGATCCCCTCCTCCGGGGTGTATCTCCTACCCCTAGCAAGATTCCGGTACGCTCTCAGAAACGCACGCCTTTCCCCACTGTTACATCGTGCGCCCTGGACCAGGAGAACCAAGATCCAAGG AGATGGTTGCAGAAACCACCGCTCAATATTCAACGCCCCCTCGTTGATTCAGCAGGCCCTAGGCCCAAAGCCAAGCACCAGGCAGAGACATCACAAAGATTGGTGGGGATCCCTCAGCCTCGGAACCCCTTGGAGGAGCTCAGGCCTAGCCCTAGGGGTCAAAATGTGGGGCCTGGGCCCCCTGCCCAGACAG TCCTGGTTCCACCTCCTGGAAAGCTCTTTGCTCTTAGAAGATCTCCCTTTCCTCCAGCAAAATGTCATCTCACCAGGCGCCATGGCTTGTACcagtaa